The Bacteroidota bacterium genome contains a region encoding:
- a CDS encoding acyltransferase: MKLKYLFSPSFYQFIFLRLRNGYDQYLLVQQLIAKSQSCRIANDIKLVGVQNINLGLGCKIDKHTYLNAGGIEQYGHDGSIILEDEIIIAHGTMLYAGGGIIKIGKRSRVGIGCMITAMHEDPHINPDVATSQHTHVFEEVIIGQCCLIAGGAIILGGTELGDNCIVGAGAVVKGKYPNNTTLVGNPARAIPRLGFDKKE, from the coding sequence ATGAAACTGAAATACCTTTTTAGTCCTTCCTTTTACCAATTTATTTTCCTAAGGCTTCGCAATGGTTACGACCAATATTTATTGGTACAACAACTCATTGCCAAAAGCCAATCGTGCCGAATTGCTAATGACATTAAATTGGTGGGCGTGCAAAACATAAACTTGGGCCTGGGGTGCAAAATAGATAAACATACTTACCTAAATGCAGGCGGTATTGAGCAATACGGGCACGATGGTTCCATTATATTAGAAGATGAAATAATTATAGCCCACGGTACCATGTTATACGCAGGTGGGGGTATAATAAAAATAGGTAAACGCAGCAGGGTAGGCATTGGCTGTATGATAACCGCCATGCACGAAGACCCACATATAAACCCAGATGTAGCAACCTCACAACACACACATGTATTTGAGGAAGTTATTATAGGACAGTGCTGTTTAATTGCAGGCGGAGCTATTATACTCGGGGGTACCGAATTGGGCGATAATTGCATAGTAGGTGCTGGTGCTGTGGTTAAAGGCAAATACCCAAACAATACTACTTTGGTGGGTAATCCTGCAAGGGCAATTCCTCGTTTAGGCTTTGATAAAAAAGAATAA
- a CDS encoding tetratricopeptide repeat protein, with protein MSKKIKCENFKPAPEVMEVRGDSFEVGFTCKMPPGSVYKKGVIKFEPVLMYGNNEEKVLQTYVVRGPSAKENADITIDDKGATFTYKTKVLYEPIMRNCTLVVIPNLKVKNYEDVLDKCLELPKCTLTWGIKYIADSFNTEEEVSIPTATNHGPEMKRKATIYYIVDTWDFKPKFILGGPKISNPSELKQFVSYLADKTSFALTGLTLNSSASPDGTYKRNTLLARNRDITIYNFVRKELKRLGYAEVSDSLFSTRIKTTEEMDGLKEALEASTLKDKQFFLDIINSSDMPDVKERKMREEFDRGKGPGVTYPNKNKQHWTSYRYILDNIMPRLRRSEVTVTGEKGVRSWAEIKDKSENQNFDSLNSSEVLRYGYQIEDMKQKEKAYRFYINKWPDDWAGYNNLGAILIMQRKYADAKQQLDKALSLSKEHGEVYNNLGICNRNMRQYDKAEENYRQAKARGINTGQNMGILSMVRGNYTEAISNFKTADKTCQYNMALSYTMNGEYDNAQKSVDCMEPKSKTAPTYYLKAVIAARANKLDELTTNLAKAISIDSKMRAKASEDKEFEAYRSRPEFQKLMNK; from the coding sequence ATGAGCAAGAAAATTAAATGCGAGAATTTCAAACCTGCTCCTGAAGTAATGGAAGTAAGGGGAGACAGCTTTGAAGTAGGTTTCACCTGTAAGATGCCCCCCGGTTCTGTTTACAAAAAGGGAGTTATTAAATTCGAACCCGTATTGATGTACGGAAACAACGAGGAAAAAGTGTTACAAACGTATGTGGTTCGTGGACCTAGTGCTAAAGAAAATGCTGATATTACTATCGATGATAAAGGGGCTACCTTTACTTACAAGACCAAGGTTTTGTATGAGCCAATTATGAGAAATTGTACTTTGGTTGTCATACCCAACTTAAAGGTTAAAAATTATGAAGATGTCTTGGACAAATGTTTAGAATTGCCCAAATGCACACTTACTTGGGGTATTAAATACATTGCCGACAGTTTCAATACTGAAGAAGAGGTATCAATACCTACTGCCACTAACCATGGACCAGAAATGAAAAGAAAAGCAACTATTTACTACATAGTTGACACTTGGGACTTTAAACCAAAATTTATTTTGGGCGGGCCAAAAATTAGTAACCCTAGTGAACTTAAGCAATTTGTATCTTACCTTGCCGATAAGACTTCATTTGCCTTGACAGGATTAACACTTAATTCATCAGCATCGCCTGACGGTACTTATAAGCGTAATACTTTATTGGCACGTAACCGTGATATCACCATCTATAATTTTGTGAGAAAAGAATTAAAGCGACTTGGTTATGCTGAAGTGAGTGATTCGTTATTTTCTACACGCATTAAAACCACTGAGGAAATGGATGGCTTGAAGGAAGCTTTGGAAGCGTCTACTTTGAAAGACAAACAATTTTTCTTGGATATTATCAATTCTTCTGATATGCCTGATGTAAAAGAGCGTAAAATGCGTGAAGAGTTTGATAGAGGTAAAGGCCCAGGTGTAACTTACCCAAATAAAAACAAACAACATTGGACTTCATACCGCTACATTTTAGATAATATCATGCCGCGTCTTCGTCGTTCAGAAGTAACTGTAACGGGTGAAAAAGGTGTCCGTTCATGGGCCGAAATCAAAGACAAATCCGAAAATCAAAATTTCGATAGCTTAAATTCAAGCGAAGTGCTTCGTTATGGTTACCAGATTGAGGACATGAAGCAAAAGGAAAAAGCATATCGCTTTTATATCAACAAATGGCCTGATGACTGGGCAGGATATAATAACTTAGGTGCTATATTAATTATGCAACGGAAGTATGCCGATGCAAAACAACAATTAGACAAAGCACTTTCGTTGAGCAAGGAACATGGAGAGGTTTACAATAACTTAGGTATTTGTAACCGCAATATGAGACAGTACGACAAAGCCGAAGAAAATTACAGACAAGCTAAAGCCCGTGGTATCAATACAGGACAAAACATGGGGATTTTAAGCATGGTAAGAGGAAACTATACAGAGGCTATCTCAAATTTCAAAACCGCTGATAAAACTTGTCAATACAATATGGCTCTTAGCTATACCATGAATGGTGAGTATGATAATGCACAGAAATCAGTAGACTGTATGGAGCCAAAATCTAAAACAGCCCCTACCTATTATTTGAAAGCTGTTATTGCTGCACGTGCCAATAAACTGGATGAATTAACTACCAATCTAGCCAAAGCAATTTCTATTGATTCTAAAATGAGAGCTAAAGCGTCTGAAGATAAAGAATTTGAAGCTTATAGAAGCAGACCTGAATTCCAAAAACTAATGAATAAGTAA
- a CDS encoding geranylgeranylglyceryl/heptaprenylglyceryl phosphate synthase translates to MRKQQTIFSQERKQVALLVDPDKAAPRQLDVLALHANQSQVDLILVGGSLLVNGNMESCIGHLKSVTDIPVVIFPGNSMQVIPQADAILFLSLISGRNAEFLIGHHVVAAPAIKQSGINCIPTGYMLVGANGTSVQYMSNSHPIPATKSDIAMVTAMAGEMLGMQLIYMDAGSGAVNPISAQMIQQVKSAIEIPLIIGGGIRTSDQAQIAFEAGADCIVVGTVAEQNPNVLVEISEIKQLINRSLVKN, encoded by the coding sequence ATGCGTAAGCAACAAACTATTTTTAGCCAGGAACGAAAGCAAGTTGCTCTGCTTGTAGACCCTGATAAGGCAGCACCGAGACAGTTGGATGTGTTGGCTTTGCATGCCAATCAAAGTCAAGTTGATTTAATATTGGTGGGAGGCAGTTTACTTGTGAATGGAAATATGGAAAGTTGTATTGGGCACTTAAAAAGTGTTACCGATATTCCAGTTGTGATATTTCCAGGAAACAGTATGCAAGTGATTCCGCAAGCTGATGCAATTTTATTTCTTTCGCTTATCTCGGGCAGGAACGCTGAATTTTTAATCGGTCATCATGTGGTTGCTGCACCTGCCATAAAGCAATCGGGCATTAATTGTATTCCCACAGGCTATATGTTGGTAGGGGCGAATGGAACCTCGGTGCAATACATGAGCAATAGCCACCCCATACCCGCCACCAAATCTGATATAGCTATGGTTACGGCAATGGCGGGCGAAATGCTCGGTATGCAATTAATATATATGGATGCAGGTAGCGGAGCGGTTAATCCAATTTCAGCCCAAATGATTCAACAAGTTAAATCGGCTATAGAGATACCTTTAATAATAGGAGGTGGAATTAGAACCTCCGACCAAGCACAAATAGCTTTTGAGGCAGGTGCCGATTGCATAGTGGTGGGCACGGTTGCCGAACAGAATCCAAATGTGTTGGTGGAGATTTCTGAAATAAAGCAATTGATAAACCGCAGCCTCGTTAAAAACTAG
- a CDS encoding long-chain fatty acid--CoA ligase produces MMHFAHSNLPQKITATMQQKVPFKNLHHLFRNAAYHIHNPQHPYMFRKEQDEFKPITYAAVEEKLNAVSAQMLVHGMQKGDRVAFFMENCPEYFMIDQGLQQIGLVNASIYPTLAEHEAAFVYNDSGAQIIFVGSPFLLKKVAKMSPTINILKLVITLFDDPKKIWDDARVISWKDFTAQGNILYPQYKEKIEELYNRVGLEDLATLIYTSGTTGNPKGAMLTHGNFIHNAQSGLKLMSAFDEGEKFLSFLPLCHVYERCVTYYIGMYKGAQVAFAESIEKIATNIAEVHPTIIATVPRLMEKVEEKVKKTIEREGGLKAKIFNWAITKGKARYHLHIQGKKPGILLSMQLAIAERLVFNKIKQRLGGRIKFIVSGGAALPVHVAEFFAAIGIKILEGFGLTETSPFIAVNEYERQIIGTVGRVGPGQEVAIQNPDTGEMYTLQTYDSFRPEYESPEGEILMRGPNLMKGYWNQPEETAKVIDKDGWFHTGDIGKFQWGNLKITDRLKNIIVNSFGKNIFPTQVENAYLQSRRIEQIFIIGDKRDYLTAIIIPSKDELKEAFGKDEAYFTNDDKWITEPEILNWIKAETNKYAVGLAKFERIKNFIVKRNPFSIDDGEMTPKMSVKRKVVEKKFAEEIDAMYKDDVEEE; encoded by the coding sequence ATGATGCACTTTGCACATTCAAATTTGCCCCAAAAAATAACGGCAACCATGCAACAAAAAGTACCCTTCAAAAACCTGCACCATTTATTTCGCAATGCGGCTTATCATATCCATAATCCACAGCACCCTTATATGTTTCGCAAAGAGCAAGATGAATTTAAACCAATAACTTATGCGGCTGTTGAAGAAAAATTAAACGCAGTGTCGGCACAAATGCTGGTACATGGAATGCAGAAAGGAGATAGAGTTGCTTTCTTTATGGAGAATTGCCCCGAGTATTTTATGATTGACCAAGGTTTGCAACAAATAGGATTGGTGAATGCGTCTATCTATCCCACCCTTGCTGAACATGAAGCCGCATTTGTATATAATGATTCGGGGGCTCAAATAATATTTGTGGGAAGTCCGTTTCTGTTGAAGAAAGTAGCGAAGATGTCACCTACCATCAATATATTAAAACTGGTAATCACTTTATTCGATGATCCTAAAAAAATATGGGACGATGCTCGTGTGATTAGTTGGAAAGATTTTACCGCCCAAGGCAATATATTATATCCACAATACAAAGAAAAAATAGAAGAACTATATAATAGGGTAGGTCTCGAAGATTTGGCCACACTCATATATACATCAGGCACCACTGGCAATCCCAAAGGAGCTATGCTCACACACGGAAATTTTATTCATAATGCCCAAAGTGGACTCAAACTTATGTCGGCTTTTGATGAGGGAGAGAAATTTCTTTCTTTCTTGCCGCTATGCCATGTGTATGAAAGGTGTGTTACCTATTATATAGGAATGTACAAAGGAGCACAAGTTGCGTTTGCGGAAAGCATAGAAAAAATAGCCACCAATATTGCAGAAGTACACCCCACTATTATAGCCACCGTACCCCGACTGATGGAGAAGGTGGAAGAAAAAGTAAAGAAAACTATAGAAAGAGAAGGCGGGCTCAAGGCAAAAATATTTAATTGGGCTATAACAAAAGGCAAAGCACGATACCATTTACACATTCAAGGAAAAAAACCGGGTATACTTTTATCCATGCAACTTGCCATTGCAGAGCGATTGGTATTTAATAAAATAAAACAAAGATTAGGTGGTCGCATCAAATTTATTGTATCGGGCGGGGCCGCACTGCCCGTGCATGTGGCTGAGTTTTTTGCAGCTATCGGAATTAAAATATTAGAAGGTTTTGGTCTTACAGAAACATCGCCGTTTATAGCCGTTAACGAATATGAAAGACAGATTATTGGCACGGTGGGCAGAGTAGGCCCAGGCCAAGAAGTAGCCATCCAAAACCCCGATACAGGCGAGATGTATACCTTACAAACTTATGATAGTTTTCGCCCTGAATATGAAAGCCCCGAAGGTGAAATACTGATGCGTGGCCCTAACCTAATGAAAGGTTACTGGAACCAACCCGAAGAAACTGCAAAAGTGATTGACAAAGATGGCTGGTTTCACACAGGCGATATAGGCAAGTTCCAGTGGGGCAATCTTAAAATTACCGACCGACTCAAAAACATTATCGTAAACTCATTTGGTAAAAACATATTCCCTACCCAAGTAGAGAATGCTTACTTGCAAAGCCGTCGCATAGAGCAAATATTTATTATTGGCGACAAACGCGATTACCTCACAGCTATTATTATACCCAGCAAAGACGAACTGAAAGAAGCCTTTGGCAAAGACGAAGCCTACTTTACCAACGACGACAAATGGATTACCGAACCCGAAATACTAAACTGGATAAAAGCCGAAACCAATAAATATGCGGTGGGCTTAGCCAAGTTCGAACGCATTAAAAACTTCATCGTCAAACGCAACCCCTTTAGTATAGACGATGGCGAGATGACTCCCAAAATGAGTGTGAAACGCAAAGTAGTGGAGAAGAAATTTGCCGAGGAGATTGATGCAATGTATAAAGATGATGTGGAGGAGGAGTAA
- a CDS encoding ATP-binding cassette domain-containing protein — translation MVVSLLDVSIFQGKNLVLDQVNLEIMPGTFNYLVGKTGSGKSSLLKTLYAALPVSSGKVSVAGFEMGSLNDSEIPYLRRKLGIVFQDFQLLTDRTVFDNLEFVLQATGWTDKQVIKNRTREVLDLVGLGTKYYKMPHELSGGEQQRVVIARALLNKPELILADEPTANLDPEMADEIMKLLHDISDEGTAVLLATHDYRIVQKFNGQIFKCEDSRLIEVEHL, via the coding sequence ATGGTCGTTTCTTTGCTGGATGTTTCAATTTTTCAAGGGAAAAACTTGGTTTTAGACCAAGTAAATCTAGAAATAATGCCTGGAACTTTTAATTATTTGGTAGGTAAAACTGGTAGCGGTAAAAGCAGTTTACTCAAAACGCTTTATGCGGCATTGCCTGTATCAAGCGGTAAAGTTTCTGTTGCGGGCTTTGAGATGGGTAGCTTGAATGATTCAGAAATCCCTTATTTAAGGAGAAAGTTAGGTATCGTGTTTCAAGATTTTCAATTATTAACCGATAGAACTGTATTCGACAATCTTGAATTTGTTTTGCAAGCCACGGGATGGACTGACAAACAAGTAATTAAAAACAGAACTCGAGAAGTGCTTGACTTGGTGGGTCTGGGTACCAAATATTACAAGATGCCGCATGAGCTATCTGGCGGTGAGCAGCAAAGGGTGGTAATAGCCCGTGCCCTTTTGAACAAACCCGAATTGATTTTGGCTGACGAGCCCACTGCAAACCTAGACCCCGAGATGGCAGACGAGATTATGAAACTGCTGCACGATATTAGTGATGAAGGTACAGCGGTATTGCTTGCCACGCACGATTATAGAATAGTGCAAAAATTTAATGGCCAAATTTTTAAATGTGAAGATTCGAGGCTTATTGAAGTTGAACACCTCTAG
- a CDS encoding DUF4286 family protein, whose translation MILYNVSIKIDIDIHDEWFDWMKEIHLPAVMGTGCFLDHKMYRLFVDESDGITYVVQYYCVDMPTLKHYQGEYGPGLRHETQRLFGDKQVSFRTTMELV comes from the coding sequence ATGATACTTTACAATGTTTCCATAAAAATAGATATCGATATCCATGACGAATGGTTCGACTGGATGAAAGAAATACATTTACCTGCCGTGATGGGTACGGGCTGTTTCCTCGACCATAAAATGTACCGTTTGTTTGTTGATGAAAGTGATGGTATTACCTATGTAGTGCAGTATTATTGTGTAGATATGCCGACTCTAAAACATTATCAGGGTGAATATGGCCCTGGGCTGCGGCACGAAACGCAAAGGCTTTTTGGCGATAAGCAAGTGTCCTTCCGCACCACTATGGAACTTGTATAA
- the plsY gene encoding glycerol-3-phosphate 1-O-acyltransferase PlsY has protein sequence MLELILFGVFAYLIGSIPTAVWVAKGFYEIDIREYGSGNAGATNTFRVLGTGPGIVVLLIDMLKGCAAAGLVYLQHEITWVDSFHWVNLKLIYGGLAVLGHLYPIFANFRGGKGIATLFGVIVAIHYLPALACAAVFLTILLSTRYVSLSSITAAISFPILTIVVFQKDNPYFIAFGICAAVLVLFTHQKNIKRLLLGNESKANIYRKRRNRNAIR, from the coding sequence ATGCTGGAACTAATTCTATTCGGAGTATTTGCGTACCTCATTGGGTCTATACCCACTGCGGTGTGGGTGGCCAAGGGCTTCTACGAGATTGATATTCGTGAATATGGTAGCGGCAATGCCGGGGCTACAAACACTTTTAGGGTATTGGGCACAGGGCCTGGCATAGTAGTATTGCTTATTGATATGCTTAAAGGTTGTGCCGCTGCAGGCTTGGTTTATTTGCAGCATGAAATCACTTGGGTCGATTCGTTTCATTGGGTCAATCTGAAACTTATATATGGAGGATTGGCCGTGCTAGGGCATTTGTATCCGATATTTGCCAATTTCCGCGGGGGAAAAGGCATTGCTACTTTGTTCGGTGTGATAGTAGCCATACATTATTTGCCGGCATTGGCTTGTGCTGCTGTATTCCTTACCATACTTTTGTCAACAAGGTATGTATCCTTGAGCAGCATTACTGCCGCAATCTCCTTTCCTATACTCACTATTGTGGTATTCCAAAAAGACAATCCATACTTTATAGCCTTCGGTATATGTGCCGCAGTATTGGTACTTTTCACCCATCAAAAAAACATCAAACGCTTACTTTTGGGTAACGAAAGCAAAGCCAATATTTACCGTAAAAGAAGAAACCGCAATGCAATACGATAA
- a CDS encoding ATP-dependent Clp protease adaptor ClpS, translating into MQYDNLEQYEMLTMTDLGWNVVVHNDDVNTFQWVIECLVDVCQHTPIQAEQCAWIIHHKGKTSVKSGDIEKMQSIATALCDSGLSATLEEAVEA; encoded by the coding sequence ATGCAATACGATAACCTAGAACAATATGAAATGCTCACTATGACCGACTTGGGTTGGAACGTAGTGGTGCACAACGACGATGTGAACACGTTTCAATGGGTGATTGAATGCTTGGTTGATGTTTGCCAACACACGCCAATTCAAGCCGAGCAATGTGCTTGGATTATCCACCACAAAGGCAAAACATCAGTAAAAAGTGGCGATATAGAAAAGATGCAAAGCATAGCAACCGCACTTTGCGATAGCGGCCTCTCGGCCACTTTGGAGGAAGCAGTAGAAGCTTAA
- a CDS encoding ice-binding family protein has translation MTTKQNKKTRKSNSNSGLLKASGLLLILLTFLLSQCKKEPVKVITTTKTPTVLHADPLNAASNIAVSKVINITFSEVMDASTINTTTFVLKRGATQVLGTITYSGNTATFVPASFLTANTLYTGTITTGSKNATGTALAANFIWSFTTGNTASAKPPMVISTYPAHGSTDIVLNTKIIANFNNSMNPSTINATTFRVKHGNISIAGIVSYSGTSATFIPYTNLPANETYIATVTTGVKDISGVPLPSLYTWSFTTGKALDVIAPTVTSTAPSSGAAGVEISKIISANFSKSMDPLTINSNTFLLKQGNNIIPGAISYAGGIAYYNPTANLTANTTYNATLTSGVKDVASNSLANNYNWSFTTGTVAGLATVNLRSAGDFTILAGAGVTNIGNTIINGDLGTSPTGTVNGFPPGKVNGDIHAANPTADQAKLDLTTAYNDAQGRSTGAVSLPGDLSGLTLYPGLYSNSTSVMLSAGNVTLDAKGNANAIFIFKMGSTLTTSSGTKVILSGGAQAKNIFWAVGSSATLGTTSIFYGNILADQSISLNTGATLTGRALTRIGAVTLQGNKVNKP, from the coding sequence ATGACCACAAAGCAAAATAAAAAAACCAGAAAGAGTAATTCCAATTCAGGGTTGCTAAAAGCAAGCGGGCTTCTATTGATACTGCTTACATTTCTTTTATCACAATGTAAAAAAGAACCTGTCAAAGTAATAACAACAACCAAAACCCCAACGGTGCTTCACGCTGACCCCCTAAATGCGGCAAGCAACATAGCAGTAAGCAAAGTGATTAATATTACTTTTAGTGAGGTAATGGATGCTTCAACAATTAACACTACTACTTTTGTGTTGAAACGTGGGGCAACTCAAGTTTTAGGGACTATTACCTATTCAGGCAATACTGCTACTTTTGTGCCCGCAAGCTTTCTCACGGCAAACACTTTATATACAGGAACTATTACCACTGGCTCCAAAAATGCAACAGGTACGGCATTGGCAGCTAACTTTATATGGAGTTTCACAACAGGTAATACTGCAAGTGCGAAGCCTCCCATGGTAATATCAACATACCCTGCACATGGGTCTACCGATATTGTTCTCAATACTAAAATTATCGCTAACTTTAATAACTCAATGAATCCTTCCACAATAAATGCTACCACATTTAGGGTAAAACACGGAAACATCTCCATAGCAGGAATAGTTAGTTACAGTGGCACATCGGCTACTTTTATTCCATATACCAACTTGCCAGCGAATGAAACCTATATTGCCACTGTTACCACTGGGGTGAAGGACATATCGGGCGTGCCACTTCCAAGTTTATATACCTGGAGCTTTACTACAGGAAAAGCATTGGATGTTATTGCCCCAACAGTGACATCAACAGCTCCAAGTAGTGGTGCAGCGGGGGTTGAAATTAGCAAAATAATTTCTGCCAACTTTAGTAAATCTATGGACCCCTTAACCATCAACTCAAATACATTCTTGCTTAAACAGGGAAATAATATTATTCCTGGAGCTATAAGCTATGCTGGTGGTATCGCATATTACAATCCAACAGCTAACCTCACAGCTAACACTACCTATAATGCCACTTTAACAAGTGGCGTAAAGGATGTTGCATCAAATTCACTTGCTAATAATTACAATTGGAGTTTCACAACAGGCACTGTGGCTGGCTTAGCAACTGTAAATCTTAGATCTGCTGGCGACTTTACAATCCTTGCAGGTGCTGGCGTTACCAATATAGGAAATACAATTATTAATGGTGACCTCGGAACTAGCCCAACCGGCACGGTAAACGGTTTTCCACCGGGCAAAGTAAATGGCGATATACATGCAGCCAACCCTACAGCCGACCAAGCTAAATTAGATTTAACAACAGCGTACAATGATGCACAGGGGCGGTCGACAGGGGCGGTTAGCCTACCTGGTGACTTAAGTGGGCTTACCTTATATCCTGGACTTTATTCAAATTCAACTTCTGTTATGTTATCGGCAGGAAATGTTACCTTAGATGCAAAAGGAAACGCAAACGCAATATTTATATTTAAGATGGGTTCTACACTTACAACATCATCGGGCACTAAAGTTATATTGAGCGGTGGTGCACAAGCCAAAAACATTTTTTGGGCGGTTGGTTCTTCTGCAACTTTAGGTACCACATCCATTTTTTATGGTAATATTTTGGCCGACCAATCTATTTCACTAAATACAGGTGCTACACTCACTGGAAGAGCACTAACACGCATAGGTGCCGTTACCCTGCAAGGCAATAAGGTTAATAAACCATAA
- the ung gene encoding uracil-DNA glycosylase — protein MAKIPLEESWKKLLIGEFDKPYFQQIKNILLTEKQGGKTIYPRSNQIFSAFENTPIHNIKVVIIGQDPYHGVGQANGLCFSVSNGIAPPPSLVNIYKEIESDLGIAINRNNGNLSSWAKQGVFLLNSILSVKANEPASHSQIGWQTFTDKVIETISTTNENVVFMLWGKFAQSKELLIDKKKHLVLKAAHPSPFSAYNGFMGCKHFSQANTYLAINRPPAIDWHI, from the coding sequence ATGGCTAAAATACCGTTAGAAGAAAGCTGGAAAAAACTACTCATCGGGGAGTTTGACAAACCATATTTTCAACAAATAAAAAATATATTATTGACAGAAAAACAGGGAGGGAAAACAATCTACCCTCGTTCAAATCAAATATTTTCAGCTTTTGAAAATACACCAATTCATAATATTAAAGTAGTCATTATTGGGCAAGATCCATATCATGGAGTTGGGCAGGCAAATGGCTTATGTTTTTCGGTAAGCAATGGAATTGCACCACCTCCATCATTGGTCAATATTTATAAAGAAATTGAGAGCGATTTGGGGATTGCAATCAATAGGAATAATGGAAATTTAAGTTCTTGGGCCAAGCAAGGTGTTTTTCTTCTCAATTCAATACTAAGTGTTAAGGCAAATGAGCCTGCTTCTCATTCACAAATTGGATGGCAAACCTTTACTGATAAAGTAATTGAAACAATTTCAACCACAAATGAAAACGTAGTATTTATGCTGTGGGGTAAGTTTGCCCAAAGCAAAGAGCTACTAATTGACAAGAAAAAACATTTGGTTTTGAAAGCAGCTCACCCTTCCCCATTCTCTGCATACAATGGATTTATGGGCTGTAAGCATTTCAGCCAAGCAAATACCTATTTGGCTATAAATAGGCCGCCTGCAATTGACTGGCATATATAA